GAGACAAAAATAGTTTTCCCGACACCGTAAACCATGATTTTAATGATATATTCGCTAAAAAAATGACGAATTGAATTCATCATTTTTATCATCAAATCCTTTTATTTTACGTTACTTTTGCATAAAAACTTACCTTCATGTACGGTAAAATGAAACAATTTATTGAAAGTAATTTTTTACAGGAAGTCATTCTTCTCGTCTTTTCTTTCGTATTATTCACGTTAAACGACTGGATTCTTATCGCAAGCTGGAAGAGCCTTTTTCTGGGAATTATTTACTTTATTCTGTTATACGGTCATGCACAGATCAACCGTTTTTTTCTGTTACCGATTTTAATTGAAAAGCATAAACTGCTGCAATATTTACTGTTTACCTTTCTATTATTGGTGATTTCTGCCGTTGCACTGAATTATTTAACGATCAATCAACTCTATAAAAGCTGTTTTCTACACAATAATCCGATCAAAATGTCTTATCAGTATCAGATGGGAATTTTACTGGGATCACTGATCTGTATTCTGGGAACTACAAGGCTGGTTGAATATTACCGTGCTCAAAAAATCCAGGCGAGCAAGGAGCTTTTATTCAACAAAAATCAGATGGCTTTTCTGAATATGCAGCTCAATCCGCATTTTTTATTCAATACCCTGAATACCATTTATGGAATCAGCTTTAAATATCCCGAAAAAACGCCTGAATTAATTTTGAAGGTTTCTGAATTGCTGCGTTATCAGGTCGAAAACACAAAAAAAGAAACGGTAACCATAGAAAAAGAAGTCGATTTCATTTCAAGCTATATCGAACTGGAAAAAGAGAGAATGGGACATCGCTGCAAAATTGATTTTGTCTGTAATATTGAGCATCCCAAAGATTTCAAAATCGCTCCGATGCTTCTTTTCACTTATGTTGAAAATGCCTTTAAACACGGAACCTGCAGCATTGATGATTGTTTTGTGAAGATTGATCTCTCAATTTTGGATGGTTATTTATTATTGAATATTGCCAATTCGGTTCCAACAAAAAAATCAGAAACATCGACCAAAGTCGGACTCGAAAATACGCGAATGAGACTTGAAATGCTGTATAAAAACAATTACGATCTTCAGATTAAAAATGACAAAAATATCTTCACCGTTGCTTTAAAAATAAAACTATGACAGAGGCTCATACATATAAATGTCTGATCGTAGATGATGAACCGGCGGCACATTATGTGTTGATGAATTATATTGAAAAACACCCCGACCTTCTTCTCTCAGGACAATGTTACCACGCGATCGAAGCCCTAAGTTTTCTGAGAGATCAGGAAATTGATCTTCTGTTTTTAGATATTAATATGCCCGAACTTTCAGGTTTGGAATTTTTAAAACTATTACCGAATCCACCCAAAACTATTCTTACGACCGCCTATTCCGAATATGCCCTGGAAAGCTACGAATTTGGTGTGATCGATTATCTGTTAAAGCCAATTTCTTCTTTACGATTCATTAAATCGGTTGAACGTTTTTTATCGTATCAAAATCCGTCATTCAAACAAAATCCTTTGACAGAACCAACTCATCTCAAGATAAAAGTAAATGGAAAAGATGAAGACATCAGGTTAGATGAGATCAGTTATATCCAGAGTTACGGAAATTTTATCAAAATATTTATGGGTCGGAAATTTCATCTGGTTTCCATGACCACTCAGGAAGTTCTTAAAAACCTGCCCTCATCACAGTTTCTCAGAATTCACAAATCTTATATTGTCTCATTGCAAAAAATAGAAAGATTCGAAAATAATGAGATCTCTATGGATGATATCAAATTGCCGGTGGGAATTACTTTTAAACAGAAGTTACAGGATTTCATCAATACAGCTATGTAAGGACTATTTTCTCCACCGATACATGAAGAAGAAAACCAATCCGATAACGATTGAAAAACTTATAAATACTCCTGTTGCCAATTGAAAAAACATTTTGCCAAAGGCCTGACTTTCGCCATCACACAAAACCTCATTTCCCCAAATATCAACTCCCCGCTGGCCTTCATACATCCACTCCTCACAAGCACAATATTCAGGAATGGCAACGCCCACATAAAATAGCAGAAAAGGAAGATAAATAATCATTAAAAGGATTCCGATTACTTTTAATTTTTTTCGATTAGGCTTACATTTCATATTACGTTTCGGCAATTCCGGCAATGGCATCAATCTGATTATCAATGAATTTAAATTCAAGCCCATGTTCCGTATCCAACTGATAATGAAGCGATAATCGGATGGTATTATTTTTACTGATCCTTATATCATTCAATTCTTTAATGAATGGATTATGTTTTTCCACAGAATCAATATTCAAAGGAGGTTCACCGGATTTCTCTGTATTTTCATAATAATGGGCATAGAGTTTTTGGTATCTCTCAAACGCTTTTTGCTGTAAATCAAGTAAAATAACATCAAAAAGATTAATAAAACGCTGATAGGTTTCTGCATAAATGTTTAGATCCTCATCACTTGGTGGTTCATCAATCTCTTCTCCATCTTCATCAAATTCATCTCCCAAAAATATTTCAGCTTTATTATCCTCAAAAAAAGGATGCCAAAAGAAAATCTCTGCCGAAAAACCAGCCCAATCTTCCTGTACTTTTCCAAAAAGTGAATGTTGTGTCATGTTTATTTAACTCAATATCAATTAATTTCAACTTATTTACTTCACATAATCTTTCAGGAAATAAGAATCTTTTCCGTCTTCCTTTTCTTTTACATCGATAAAATCACGATAGCTAAACTTTTTGCCTTGATGTTCGGGCTTCGCTTTTTCATACAAATAATCTCCAAAATACTGAAAACCTCCGGCAATAAAGTAATTGACAAAAAATGTATTTTTCGGATTGATCACATGTAACGTGCAAGATTTGAATTTTTTACCGTTTAGCTCTCCGGTATTATTGGTTTCAAAAAAATAATATTTACCTGTATTCTCCCAAATGGTAAAAGAGAAATCGTTGTTCTTGTAGGCAAAATCAGCCTTTCCCAACTTTGAATCTATTAATTTTTCAAAATCTTCGGCTTCATCGGTCGTATTGATATCAATTCCGTAAGCATCCACTTTTTTAGATTTATTTTCTTCGTAAAAAGAAATCTTATTATCGAGCGTAAAAGGTGGTGTTCCGTTAGAACCTGCAAAGTTTTCTCCGTAAAAATTGATGGCCTTTTTATCGGTTGTATAATATCTTGTCATATCCGAAAATGACTTGTCCTCTTCAAGTTTTACCTTTTCTTTAACAACTGTCATATTGATGGGAAAAGACATTTCCGAAACATCAAAACCTTTCTGGCAGGACAATAAAAAAGGTAATATCAAAAGCGCTAAGAAGTATTTTATTTTTTTTAGAAGATGAGTTTTCATAAATTCTGTATTTTACCTGGTGATCAGTTATTTCCTCAAATATAAAAAATCTAAAGCAATTCTCAATAAAAATAGATAACTCTATCTATTTTTTGTTTTATCTTCGTAAAAAATTTAAGATGGCTAAAAAGATCAGCGTGAAAGAAAGAATTGTGGAAACAGCAACCCGTCTTTTTTATCATCAGGGCTTTAACAGTACCGGAATCAATCAGATCATCGCGGAGGCCGGCATTGCGATTGGCTCTTTATATAAACATTTTCAATCGAAAGAAGATCTTTTATGTTATTATTTACAGCAGCAGGAAACTGAATTTTTTTCTAATTTAAATGAGTATCTGAAAAACGAAAAAAATGCTTCAAAAAAGATTTTAAAGATGATTGATTACCGAATTGACCTTCAGCAAAAAGCAGATTTTTCGGGCTGTCATTTTATCAAGATCAATGCAGAAATTGGCAGACAGAACCAGAGAATTGCCGATATCGTTTCGGGACATAAGCAGCGTCAGTATGATTATATAAAGACTATTCTGTCAGAAACAGAATCCCCTGAAAATAAGAGCTCGGCAAAAGAAATCTCTGCGCGAACTATTTTCCTGATGATCGAGGGGGCGGTAGTTTCAAGCAGTATCCTTGGCAATACTGATGATCTGAAGAATGTTAAAAAAACAGTCAAAGAGTTGTTATAATTTTTTTTAAACTAAAATAGATAGACCTTTCTATATATTATGAAAAGTAAAACTAAAAAATGGCTTGCCCTGACCGTTCTTCTGCTGGCTCATTTACTTACCATTATCGATATTTTTATTGTCAATATCGCGATTCCATCTATCCAAAACGGATTAAAGCTTACCCAATCAGGTGTTCAGCAGGTGGTTGCGATTTATATGATTGGTTTTGCATCATTTCTTATTCTCGGAGGTAAAGCGGGAGACCATTATGGAAGAAGAAAAGTATTTATTTCCGGATTGGTATTTTTTATGATTTTCTCGGCTGGTTGTTGTTTTGCAATCTCTTCAGAGCAATTAATTGCCTCACGGTTTCTCCAAGGTGTGAGTGCCGGATTCATGTCACCCCAGGTTTTATCCTACATTCAGATTCTCTTTAAAGACCATAAAGAACGTACACATGCTCTAGGATGGTACGGAATAGCCATCGGTATTGGGACAATGCTTGGTCAATTTTCAGGAGGTCTTTTGGTAGAGTTAAAACCCATTATCGTCGATCAGTCGTGGCGGTATATTTTCCTTATTAATATTCCTATTTGTGGTATTACCATTATTTTAGCAACCATTTTTCTAAAAGACTCATCTTCTACTCCGAATTCTGTAAAAATAGATTTTCCAAGTGCTTTTATACTTTGCATCGGGCTTATTTTACTGCTGTTTTCAGTAACAACCGCCTTAGAGCAGTCGTTCACTATTTTTATAACTTTATTGATTTCCTCCATTCTATTGCTTATTTATTTTATAATGAAACAGAAGAGAAAGGGAGACCAAGCTCTTCTCAATCTAGAACTGTTCAGATACAAAAACTTTAGCAGGGCTTTGATGGCTGCAGGCCTTTTTATGTTTATGCTGGATGCTTACTTTTTCATTCTAGCCGTTTTTCTTCAGGATGCATTGCACTTATTGCCATTCCAGGCGGGAAATTTCATTGTATTTCAGGGGTTGGGATTTATTTTCTCATCATTATTTGCCCCAAAATTACTGATTAAATTGGGAAGCAAAGTGCTTATTTCGGGGGTTCTTCTCATTATTATTACTTTACTTATTCAGCTTATGGCATTTCATTATAAAAACACTGAATTCCCAGGATATATCATCATGATTTTTCATGGAGCGGGAGTCGCATTAGTACTTCCTTCATTTGCCAATATCGCATTGAGAGGGATTCCTGAGCATTTGGCCGGTAATGCCTCCGGTGTCTATTCCACGTTACAACAGCTGTCCGGTGCTTTTGGAATTGCGTGTACCGGTGGCTTTTTTTATCATTATATTCATCAGAACAGAGATTTTTCATATTTTTATGAGGCCTTTAGATACAGTACTGCTATTCATATTCTTTGCCTGACCGGAGTTTTAATCATCTTAATACATCTTTCCCAATCTGTTATTAAAATGAAATAATTAAACAGACTTTAGATACTCCTATTAAAAAAACCGAGCATATCACCTCCAAATAGGTGGCTTCTTTTGGCACTGACCGGATATCTTCATTTATTTCAAAAAGATCAGCGAAATTTTGAGAATACCAGATAAACAAGTAACCGGAATATCAGGGGGCAACTGTATCACTACCATGAGCAGAATTAACATTTATTTTAAATTCATATCTTTTTTCATCTATAATTAAAGTTAAATACTGTTTATAAGCACATTACAATATAAAATTAATACAAAATCGAAATATCCGGATTTTAAGAAAAATTAAACTTTAAAACATTGTAAATTACTCATTAACAAAACGTTTTAAAGTATATTTTATTCCATGAGTAGCATACTATACTTTTGGTCTCTCTGAAGAATATTAAAAAAAAATATTACTTTTGCTGTAAAGAATAAGATTGTTTTTTATTTTTTTTATTAATACATTTAGATACACCAATTTATAAGACATTAAAATCCAGCCCATGAGAAAAATAATTTTACTATTTACTTGTATGTTCGGTATTTCTGTTTTCTCGCAAATTAAAGTGTTGAAAAACGAAACTTTGGTGGAAATAGGTAAAGATAATTCCGTTGGTTTATATAAAAAAGATGACCAATTTACTATTAATTATCAGGATCTGAACACCAGTAATCTGAACACCATCCGCTCTTTCTCATTTTTAAATCTGAATGCTGATGTTGAAGGTTTGTATAAAATGATATCAGACGGATTTATTGATCCTCCGGTGGGAAATATCACGCTGGAGCTACCCAACGATATTATCGAGCTGCACTACGAGAAAAACTATGGCCAGCCCACCGTACAGTTTATACAGTATATCAATAAAAACAGAAAATATGTAGGTAAGTCACAGTTTCTGAACAAAAAACAGGTTGACAAAGTTTTTGGAAAATCCACCGGAAAATCGGCTCTTTACGACAGACCTCCAGCAGCGGCCAATAATACAAATTCGTCAAAAGTCTCTCCTACTACGGGTGGAAAAGATAAGAAATCAAGAAAATAATTACTTTTTTTAAAATAATTACCCAGCTCATTCTCTCTGAATGAGTTTTTTTATTTTATTTTTGCAAAAAAGATTCTATACAATATGTCTCTTCACATAAACAATTTAACCAAGAAATTTGGTGAACAAACCGCACTTAATAGCATCAATATTTCGATTGAGAAAAACGAAATCATCGGACTTTTGGGACCTAATGGAGCAGGCAAATCAACTTTGATGAAATCTATTGTCGGTGCATTGAAAATTGATGAAGGCGAAATAATTTTTAACGGAAAAAATATTTCCGAATATGAAATAGAAAGTAAGAAAAACATTGGTTTTCTCCCTGAAAATAATCCGCTGTATCTTGAAATGTATGTGAAGGAATACCTGCAATTCGTTGCCAATATTCATAAAATCCCATCTTCAAGAGTAGATGAGGTGATTAAACTGGTGGGCATTACTCCGGAAAGATCGAAGAAAATCGGGCAACTTTCAAAAGGATACAAACAAAGAGTTGGTTTAGCTCAGGCTATTATTCATCAACCTGACCTTTTAATTCTTGATGAACCAACCAACGGACTGGATCCCAATCAAATTATCGAGATCCGAAATGTGGTCAAAGAAATCGGTCAGCAGAAAACCGTTTTGCTTTCTACACACATCATGCAGGAGGTTGAAGCGCTTTGTTCAAGAGTAATTCTGATTCATACAGGGAATATTCTTCAGGACTGTCCGATTGATGAGTTTAAAGGCAAATTCGAAAGTCTGGAAGAGGCTTTCGCTAATTATACACAGGCAGCGGTTTAAATGGCTTTATTTTTGATTGAGAACTAATCTCAACTGATAAACATTTAAAAAAATGATTAAAAAAATTTTGTTAGGTACATTTTGTATTGTACAATTTTCATTAGCCAGTGCTAATGTAATTAATGAAAATCCTGTATCAACAGTTAATTATCAAAAAGAAAGAGTTCCTAAATCGGTCATTATCAAGACTAAAAAATTTAAAATAAAGATTGATCAGCAACCTAATGGTAATTACCTTTACCAATCCTGGGGTGTAAACGGAAAAGTTTCGACAAAACCAGCCATGATCATCTCTAACGGAAATTTAATTCCTGATGGCAGTGGCGGAAACTATTATTACGAATTCGATAACAATGGCTACACGTACCAGGTCTGGAGAAACTATTTAACGGCATCTGCAAAAACTCCGGCTTATACTTTGGTTGTTATTGATCAGAACGGAAAAACAATCGTCAATCAAGACGGAATAGTTGTAAAAAATTAATTTTAATTCAATAGCTTATCATTCCTGATCTCCGCATCAGGAATTTTCTTTTTAAACAACATTTGTTTACTATTATTTTGGTAAATTCACTTAAAAATATTCAACATCAATGGCATTCACCATTAAATCTAACCTGATCGACATCGTTTCAAAGGAAACATATCCTGCAGAAATTACAATTAAAGACAATAAAATCAGTTCAATAGAAAGAATTTCTGAAACGCTTGAAACGTATATTCTGCCAGGTTTTATTGACGCCCATGTTCATATCGAAAGCAGTATGCTTGTTCCGACGGAATTTGCAAAAATCGCGGTAAAGCACGGAACTGTGGGAACGATTTCAGATCCGCATGAAATTGCCAATGTATTAGGAATTTCCGGTGTTGAATATATGATTGATAATGCACGGCAAACTCCTTTTCACTTCTATTTCGGGGCTCCTTCATGTGTTCCCGCCACCAATTTTGAAACTGCAGGAGCTGTAATTGATGCTGAACATATTGATCAGTTACTGGACAAGAAAGAAATTGTATATCTCGCTGAGATGATGAATTTTCCCGGTGTTATATATCAGGACGAAGAAGTACTGAAAAAGCTGGAATCCGCAAAAAGGCATGGAAAGCCTATTGACGGGCACGCTCCCGGATTGATGGGTGAAGAAATGAAGACCTATTTTAGCGCGGGAATTTCAACCGATCACGAATCTTTTGGTTATCAGGAAGCGTTGGAAAAACTTCAACACGGAGTTAAAATCATGATTCGTGAAGGAAGTGCTGCCAAAAATTTTGAGACTTTAATTCCATTGTTAAAAGAATTCCCGGATCAGATCATGTTCTGTTGTGATGATAAACATCCCGATAATCTGATTGAATCTCATATTGACGATCATGTAAAGCGGGCCCTGAAGTTGGGATATGATGTGTATGATGTTTTACGAGCTTCTTCTTATAATGTTATCCAACATTACAATTTACCTGTCGGATTATTACAAATCGGAGACAAGGCAGATTTCATTGAAATTGATAGTCTTGAGGATTTCAATATTTTAAAAACGTATATCGATGGAAATGTGGTTGCAGAAAAAGGAGAATCCTTTCTGTCCTCTTTTGAAGCTCCGATTGTCAATAATTTTCATTGCAGTTTAAAAGAACCTTCAGATTTTAAAATAAAAAGTAACGGCGAAAAAATCCGTGTGATCGAAACTTTGGACGGACAATTAATCACCAAAGAAATCCACGCAGAATCATTAATTGTAAATGGCTTTGCCGAATCTAATCCCAATGAGGATATCCTGAAAATTGCGGTTGTCAATCGTTATTATGATGCTCCTGTAGCCACTGCTTTTATCAAAAATATAGGTCTGAAAACCGGAGCAATTGCCTCTTGTGTAGCCCATGACTGTCATAATATTGTGGTTGTAGGAACCAATGATGAAGATATGTGTAAAGCCGTTAATGCAATCATAAGAGCAAAAGGAGGAATTTCTCTTGCCACAGAAACAGAAGAAATGGTTTTAGAGCTTCCCATTGCAGGAATTATGACGAATCTTCCGGCAGAAAAAGTTGCTGAATCTTATATAAAATTAGACCAGCGTGCCAAAGAACTGGGAAGCAAACTGAGAGCTCCCTATATGAGCTTGTCTTTTATGGCGCTTTTGGTCATTCCTGAACTTAAATTAAGTGATAAAGGTCTGTTTAATGGGAAAAGTTTTGAGTACACGGATGTTTTTATCAAGTAAACAACAAAGGATCAAATAGTTATCAGGAATATACCGATTTTAAACAATTCGTTTTTCAATTTCGGTTTCTGCGTAAAATTTAGTTTCATTAAAACTATCTTTAGCTGCGTGGTATCCGATATTGAAAATTTCATCTAATCTGTCCTTTCTTCTTTCAAAAGTTCCGTAAGTAGAAAGTTCCTGCGAAGTGATAAACCAATCGCAATAGTCGAATTTTGCTTTTTCTACACGATAAGAAAGTAAGTCATAGGAACGGGAAACGACTGCTTTTATGGATTTAAGATCGTTAATTTTAATGTCATGGGGCGGAGATACGAAAACACCGATCAAATTATCGCAATCCTCGCTGATAATATCTGCGGGAAAGTTGTTCAACACTCCTCCATCACAATACATTTCATCGCCGATAATGTAAGGTGTTGTAATGCCCGGAATGGAACATGAAGCAATAATGGCATCTACCACCTTGAAATTTTCATCGAAGATCTTTTCGGTTCCATTGACTAATTCCGTGGCAACAATTTTCACTTCTTTATCCAAGTCACCCAATTTCATTTCACCAAAAATAGGGTTGAGATAATTGCGGAAAATCACTGAAGAAACCAATCCAGGCTGATTGAAGGTAAAATGTTTCCAGTTGAAAAAATAAACGGAATTAAAAAATTCGAGAATCTCTTCGGGACTTTTCCCCACGGCATATAAAGCACCGACGATAGAACCGGCACTACAGCATGATAAAATATCGACATCGATATTTTTTTCGTTAAGAAATTTTAATACGCCTGCATGGGCAATACCTTTTGTACCACCTCCTGATAAAACAAGCCCTGTTTTCTTAAAATTCATAGAATAAATGTAAGAAAACAGAGCGAGATAATCGGATTAAATTCCTAAAATATCAGAATTTTAAAAATATTTTAATGTTTACTGATCCCAAGATTCTGATTGATATACAAGTTAGGATAATTCATGAGTTTTGAAACAAAATCGGCAATGCTTTTTCTAGAGATCGCGGAACCTTTTTCAGGAGTTCCTTTATAAGTAATTTCATAATCGATCTCGTCAGTATTGGTGAACCAATCCGGTCGAAGAATAGTGTAATCCAATCCTGAATCTTCAATAATATCGGCCAATTTTCGGTAAGGCTCTAAAACGGGACGCAACGGCACATTATAAATCCCGATAGAACTGATGGCAATTACCCTTTTCACACCTTCTTCCTGCATTGCTTTCACAATATTATCAGTCATTATTCCGAGATCTCCGTCTAGGTTAATATAAACGATTTCCTGACCTTTTACGGCTTTTCGAATATCACTGAACCGCAGTGCATCTCCTTCTATGACTTCACAATCCTCCGAAATAGATCGGGAAAGTCGGTTTTTATTTCTTACGAATAAAGTTAACTGTATATTTTCCAAAGGTTTTACAGCTTCTATAACATATTGTGCCAGACTGCCTGTAGCTCCTATGATAAGTATTTTTTTCATTTAAATTTTTAATTCATTTGTAAAAGACGGAAAATTATTTTCCAACTCTTGCCTGAAGATGCTGAGGATATCTTTCTCCCACAATTTCGATGGTTAACAAAGCATGTTGAATCTTCGCTAAATCATCTGCTGAAAGTTCGAGAGAAGCGCCGCCCACATTTTCTTCAAGTCGATGGATTTTTGTCGTTCCCGGAATCGGAGCGATCCAGGGTTTTTGAGCCAAAAGCCAAGCCAAGGCCACCTGAGCCGGAGTGGCCTTCTTCTCTATAGCCAAATCTTTAACCAGATCCACCAATGCCTGATTCGCCTTTCTGTTCTCCTCTGAAAAACGAGGTACTATATTTCTGAAATCCTCTGCTGCGAACTGAGTCGTTTCATTGATTGTTCCTGTTAAAAAGCCTTTTCCAAGCGGGCTAAACGGCACAAAACCAATTCCCAATTCCTCTAATGTTGGAATGATCTCTTTTTCCGGTTCGCGATAAAACAGTGAGTATTCACTTTGTAATGCAGCAACGGGCTGTACCGCGTGAGCTCTTCGAATACTTTCTACCCCAGCCTCGGACATTCCCCAATGTTTTACTTTTCCTTCTTTAATCAAATCCTGAATCGTTCCTGCAACATCTTCAATGGGAACGTTGGGATCTACTCTATGCTGATAAAAAAGATCGATATAATCGGTCTGTAAATATTTTAATGAATTTTCAGCGACTTGGCGAATTCTTTCCGGTCGGCTGTCAACACCTTTCATGGCGTCACCATCCAGAAATCCGAATTTTGTCGCAATGACAACTTTATCTCTGAACGGAGCCACGGCTTTACCAAGCAAAGTTTCATTTCCGCCCTGACTGTACGCTTCAGCTGTATCAAAAAAAGTAACTCCTAAATCATATGCTTTTCTGATCAGATCAATCGCTTCATTTTCGGGGGTAGCAGGACCATAACCGAAAGTCAACCCCATACATCCTAAACCTAAAGCGGAAACTTCAAGTCCGCTTTTACCTAATGTTCTTGTTTTCATCTTGATTGTACTATTTCAATTTATAGTACAAATTTCGGAACTAAAATTATGTGAGTTTGTATACAGATTACGGTATTATTTACCAAAATTACTGATTACATGATGTTTAAAATTGTGAATACCTAAACTAATTTGATTAATTCTTTTGCCTGTTATTTGTTTTTAAAGCACAAAGGCCTTATCTGCGATAAAATGAATGAAGTGATTGTAGCTACGATCTCTGTGGGATGACAAACTTTACATCAATTTCAGAAATCTCTGATAAATGGCAACGACCCTAGCCCCGATTGCAACGACATCCTTTTGTGCAGCGAAGCGGAACAAAAGATATAGTGGAAAGCGGGAAACAGCTTCATAAAATTCAAAATCTGTTGAGGAATCTTTTTACAATAAACTGCTATTTT
The sequence above is a segment of the Chryseobacterium sp. MYb264 genome. Coding sequences within it:
- a CDS encoding sensor histidine kinase: MKQFIESNFLQEVILLVFSFVLFTLNDWILIASWKSLFLGIIYFILLYGHAQINRFFLLPILIEKHKLLQYLLFTFLLLVISAVALNYLTINQLYKSCFLHNNPIKMSYQYQMGILLGSLICILGTTRLVEYYRAQKIQASKELLFNKNQMAFLNMQLNPHFLFNTLNTIYGISFKYPEKTPELILKVSELLRYQVENTKKETVTIEKEVDFISSYIELEKERMGHRCKIDFVCNIEHPKDFKIAPMLLFTYVENAFKHGTCSIDDCFVKIDLSILDGYLLLNIANSVPTKKSETSTKVGLENTRMRLEMLYKNNYDLQIKNDKNIFTVALKIKL
- a CDS encoding LytR/AlgR family response regulator transcription factor; this encodes MTEAHTYKCLIVDDEPAAHYVLMNYIEKHPDLLLSGQCYHAIEALSFLRDQEIDLLFLDINMPELSGLEFLKLLPNPPKTILTTAYSEYALESYEFGVIDYLLKPISSLRFIKSVERFLSYQNPSFKQNPLTEPTHLKIKVNGKDEDIRLDEISYIQSYGNFIKIFMGRKFHLVSMTTQEVLKNLPSSQFLRIHKSYIVSLQKIERFENNEISMDDIKLPVGITFKQKLQDFINTAM
- a CDS encoding DUF6985 domain-containing protein; translation: MTQHSLFGKVQEDWAGFSAEIFFWHPFFEDNKAEIFLGDEFDEDGEEIDEPPSDEDLNIYAETYQRFINLFDVILLDLQQKAFERYQKLYAHYYENTEKSGEPPLNIDSVEKHNPFIKELNDIRISKNNTIRLSLHYQLDTEHGLEFKFIDNQIDAIAGIAET
- a CDS encoding TetR/AcrR family transcriptional regulator; this translates as MAKKISVKERIVETATRLFYHQGFNSTGINQIIAEAGIAIGSLYKHFQSKEDLLCYYLQQQETEFFSNLNEYLKNEKNASKKILKMIDYRIDLQQKADFSGCHFIKINAEIGRQNQRIADIVSGHKQRQYDYIKTILSETESPENKSSAKEISARTIFLMIEGAVVSSSILGNTDDLKNVKKTVKELL
- a CDS encoding MFS transporter; this translates as MKSKTKKWLALTVLLLAHLLTIIDIFIVNIAIPSIQNGLKLTQSGVQQVVAIYMIGFASFLILGGKAGDHYGRRKVFISGLVFFMIFSAGCCFAISSEQLIASRFLQGVSAGFMSPQVLSYIQILFKDHKERTHALGWYGIAIGIGTMLGQFSGGLLVELKPIIVDQSWRYIFLINIPICGITIILATIFLKDSSSTPNSVKIDFPSAFILCIGLILLLFSVTTALEQSFTIFITLLISSILLLIYFIMKQKRKGDQALLNLELFRYKNFSRALMAAGLFMFMLDAYFFILAVFLQDALHLLPFQAGNFIVFQGLGFIFSSLFAPKLLIKLGSKVLISGVLLIIITLLIQLMAFHYKNTEFPGYIIMIFHGAGVALVLPSFANIALRGIPEHLAGNASGVYSTLQQLSGAFGIACTGGFFYHYIHQNRDFSYFYEAFRYSTAIHILCLTGVLIILIHLSQSVIKMK
- a CDS encoding ABC transporter ATP-binding protein; this translates as MSLHINNLTKKFGEQTALNSINISIEKNEIIGLLGPNGAGKSTLMKSIVGALKIDEGEIIFNGKNISEYEIESKKNIGFLPENNPLYLEMYVKEYLQFVANIHKIPSSRVDEVIKLVGITPERSKKIGQLSKGYKQRVGLAQAIIHQPDLLILDEPTNGLDPNQIIEIRNVVKEIGQQKTVLLSTHIMQEVEALCSRVILIHTGNILQDCPIDEFKGKFESLEEAFANYTQAAV
- the ade gene encoding adenine deaminase, whose amino-acid sequence is MAFTIKSNLIDIVSKETYPAEITIKDNKISSIERISETLETYILPGFIDAHVHIESSMLVPTEFAKIAVKHGTVGTISDPHEIANVLGISGVEYMIDNARQTPFHFYFGAPSCVPATNFETAGAVIDAEHIDQLLDKKEIVYLAEMMNFPGVIYQDEEVLKKLESAKRHGKPIDGHAPGLMGEEMKTYFSAGISTDHESFGYQEALEKLQHGVKIMIREGSAAKNFETLIPLLKEFPDQIMFCCDDKHPDNLIESHIDDHVKRALKLGYDVYDVLRASSYNVIQHYNLPVGLLQIGDKADFIEIDSLEDFNILKTYIDGNVVAEKGESFLSSFEAPIVNNFHCSLKEPSDFKIKSNGEKIRVIETLDGQLITKEIHAESLIVNGFAESNPNEDILKIAVVNRYYDAPVATAFIKNIGLKTGAIASCVAHDCHNIVVVGTNDEDMCKAVNAIIRAKGGISLATETEEMVLELPIAGIMTNLPAEKVAESYIKLDQRAKELGSKLRAPYMSLSFMALLVIPELKLSDKGLFNGKSFEYTDVFIK
- a CDS encoding patatin-like phospholipase family protein, with the translated sequence MNFKKTGLVLSGGGTKGIAHAGVLKFLNEKNIDVDILSCCSAGSIVGALYAVGKSPEEILEFFNSVYFFNWKHFTFNQPGLVSSVIFRNYLNPIFGEMKLGDLDKEVKIVATELVNGTEKIFDENFKVVDAIIASCSIPGITTPYIIGDEMYCDGGVLNNFPADIISEDCDNLIGVFVSPPHDIKINDLKSIKAVVSRSYDLLSYRVEKAKFDYCDWFITSQELSTYGTFERRKDRLDEIFNIGYHAAKDSFNETKFYAETEIEKRIV
- a CDS encoding NAD(P)H-binding protein, which translates into the protein MKKILIIGATGSLAQYVIEAVKPLENIQLTLFVRNKNRLSRSISEDCEVIEGDALRFSDIRKAVKGQEIVYINLDGDLGIMTDNIVKAMQEEGVKRVIAISSIGIYNVPLRPVLEPYRKLADIIEDSGLDYTILRPDWFTNTDEIDYEITYKGTPEKGSAISRKSIADFVSKLMNYPNLYINQNLGISKH
- a CDS encoding aldo/keto reductase → MKTRTLGKSGLEVSALGLGCMGLTFGYGPATPENEAIDLIRKAYDLGVTFFDTAEAYSQGGNETLLGKAVAPFRDKVVIATKFGFLDGDAMKGVDSRPERIRQVAENSLKYLQTDYIDLFYQHRVDPNVPIEDVAGTIQDLIKEGKVKHWGMSEAGVESIRRAHAVQPVAALQSEYSLFYREPEKEIIPTLEELGIGFVPFSPLGKGFLTGTINETTQFAAEDFRNIVPRFSEENRKANQALVDLVKDLAIEKKATPAQVALAWLLAQKPWIAPIPGTTKIHRLEENVGGASLELSADDLAKIQHALLTIEIVGERYPQHLQARVGK